The following proteins are encoded in a genomic region of Takifugu rubripes chromosome 9, fTakRub1.2, whole genome shotgun sequence:
- the LOC101069803 gene encoding mucin-2-like: protein MRCTRVWSCLLVLCVAVVQARLGHNHVGSICSTWGREHFRTFDGDVYQFPGLCEYNLVSDCHESFQEFSVHIRRKVLNGNPTVSHVVVSINQLSFRLSPNLLTVNGIPAKMPYYNSGVQVEKNAVYFKLQSKVGIVVMWNGEDAVMVELDSDYTNRTCGLCGDFNGISVLNEFIQNDRKISATEFGNNHRVHLPNDECEDPYEDDEESQETETLKDSCREFQTSCEQMLRSESWSSCTSRIDPEAYIQACAQDMCGCTNTSDFCICSTLSEFSRQCSHAGGQPPNWRTSQFCAKQCPYNMVYEESGSPCVDTCTHLDTSSLCEDHKMDGCFCPPGTVYDDISMRGCINQSDCQCKHSKIYNPGEVFRRDTEECMCLNGWWSCKSLQKPSTCAVGEGSHVTTFDGKTYTFHGDCYYTLAKVESKDAASPKFTILVQLVPCANQKFDTCLKTVKIILNNDRNNVLMFTSDGVVKQNMQTVTLPYRSGDISIFHASSFHIILQTTFGLQIQVQHVPLMQIYVSLDQNYRTKTRGLCGNYNMIMSDDMTTPQGIVEGTAATFCNSWKTSLACKDRTERLDDPCSLSVENENYAKHWCDLLLRQSGPFANCSSLVDPDSYYKRCLYASCNCEKSEACLCAVFSSYARACASNGVFLTNWREDVCEKYTQSCPASQTFSYKHQRCQLTCRSLGSNQQSCMSDFLPVDGCSCAEGLYLNENGMCVPMAKCSCFYNDAYIKPGKSISINDEHCVCNNGILHCRSWRARMSSCRSPKVYFNCSTAGAGELGLQCARTCMNLDADDCDSMECESGCWCPTGLLDDGKGSCVKESDCTCQHDGHLYAPGSKINNECNTCTCKSGTWECTKIKCPGTCIIYGSGHYSTYDKITYGFRGDCAYVAVKNKCDNSTVENTFGVITENVPCGSTGTTCSKTVRVQLGRMEVKLSKGKYEEEDLGHGPWIDYKIRTVGLYLVIDSSIGLAVMWDRKTAVRILLQPQHSGKVCGLCGDFNGDGQNDFTTQGGLVVNSVLEFANSWKAMSTCPDAGVNADPCVSASNRQPWAKMMCSIITGETFRSCHNTVAYQPFYENCVKDSCACDTGGDCECFCTAVAAYAQACNEAGVCIAWRTPEICPVYCDYYNRPEECQWHYQPCHTPCYKTCLNPEGTCTNPIPSLEGCYPICPEDKPIFDEATQMCVEECPTFSTSSTTTGPTTTTGPLTTSTAITSTIYTTTMKSTHTTPWSTTKIVHTTTSEPVTATSTTEHSTSTGPPSTTTAVTSATTKPPTSTPLSSTETPSSTPTTTTTTTTTTTTTEGSTSTGPPSTTTSVTSATTRPTTSTPLSSTTGSPTTTGPPTSTETPSSTPTTTTTTTTTTTTTTTEGSTSTGPPSTTSVTSATTRPTTSTPLSSTTGSPTTTGPPTSTETPSSTPTTTTTTTTTTTTEGSTSTGPPSTTTSVTSATTKPTTSTPLSSTTGSPTTTGPPSSTETPSSTPTTTTTTTTEGSTSTGPPSTTTSVTSATTRPTTSTPLSSTTGSPTTTGPPTSTETPSSTPTTTTTTTTTTTEGSTSTGPPSTTTSVTSATTRPTTSTPLSGTTGSPTTTGPPTSTETPSSTPTTTTTTTTTTTTTTEGSTSTGPPSTTTSVTSATTRPTTSTPLSSTTGSPTTTGPPTSTETPSSTPTTTTTTTTTTTTEGSTSTGPPSTTTSVTSATTKPTTSTPLSSTTGSPTTTGPPSSTETPSSTPTTTTTTTTTTTEGSTSTGPPSTTTSVTSATTRPTTSTPLSSTTGSPTTTGPPTSTETPSSTPTTTTTTTTTTTTTTTTTEGSTSTGPPSTTTSVTSATTKPTTSTPLSSTTGSPTTTGPPTSTETPSSTPTTTTTTTTTTTTTEGSTSTGPPSTTTAVTSATTKPPTSTPLSSTTGSPTTTGPPTSTETPSSTPTTTTTTATTTTTERSTSTGPPSTTTAVTSVTTKPPTSTPLSSTTGSPTTTGPPTSTETPSSTPTTTTTTTTTTTTTERSTSTGPPSTTTAVTSATTKPTTSTPLSSTTGSPTTTGPPTSTETPSSTPTTTTTTTTTEGSTSTGPPSTTTSVTSATTRPATSTPLSSTTGSPTTTGPPTSTETPSSTPTTTTTTTTTEGSTSTGPPSTTTSVTSATTKPTTSTPLSSTTGSPTTTGPPTSTETPSSTPTTTTTTTTTTTTTEGSTSTGPPSTTTAVTSATTKPTTSTPLSSTTGSPTTTGPPTSTETPSSTPTTTTTTTTTTEGSTSTGPPSTTVITKTSTGVTVTVSPTPIVPVCPDWDVVQNETFFLCNCTMARCIENNTIEIVPYECPPLQNITCTNGKKPVLAYDEYYCCQHYVCDCVCEGWGDPHYITFDGLYYSYQGNCTYVLMEEISPKHNLKIYIDNVFCDPTEDVSCPRSIIISYASQVITLINYNLIGVVELEAIQDGVKLKLPYSQHGVKVLNSGLNLIFEIPRLNVIITFGITGFSVNLPYNYFGRNTQGHCGTCTNNQADDCMLPGGKLVESCAVMADYWPAKHIYQPECQIPSVPPTTGPEPIPTSTPCNPDSICDMLRSSVFEPCHPFVNPENFYLGCVFDSCHVSNPAVECTSLQTYAAACAQVGVCIHWRNHTTICASNCPSDKVYKPCGPSEQPTCEDNPNEPSMNFTTEGCFCPDGMKLFNRESGVCVDKCGCLDPEGIPREFNEKFEYKCQDCICEESTKAVTCKPKACPPPPVANCSGPGFVLVNQTNPADNCCPAFLCQCQSSTCPVISMKCPVGYLPSLTVPNGKCCPELICEPKRVCVHKDVEYQPGSSVPVIDCQDCTCTNLVDPHTNLFKITCEFQQCNEKCDEGFEYMEPSSDECCGKCVQTHCILDFNGTKEFLVQGQSWSPSKSKCEIHTCIKTAGTLAPVSSQIICPPFQESNCDPNTVQTAANGCCKICVEKEKACKIVPMKTKITRRECQSLQEVELPYCEGSCNTYTKYSELAAAMEHSCSCCKETRSSTRSVDLHCLNGDVIPHNYTYVEQCGCDRAQCSQSTLNARKRRSYRLV, encoded by the exons ATGAGGTGCACACGTGTGTGGTCGTGTTTGCTCgtgttgtgtgttgctgttgtgcaAGCCAGACTGG GTCACAACCACGTCGGCAGCATCTGCAGCACATGGGGCAGAGAACACTTCAGGACGTTTGACGGCGATGTCTACCAGTTCCCCGGTTTGTGCGAGTACAACCTGGTCTCTGACTGCCACGAGTCCTTCCAGGAGTTCTCAGTGCACATCAGGAGGAAAGTTCTGAACGGGAACCCGACTGTCAGTCACGTGGTGGTCTCCATCAACCAGCTTTCCTTCCGACTCTCCCCAAACCTGCTCACTGTCAACGGCATTCC AGCCAAAATGCCATATTACAACTCAGGGGTCCAGGtggaaaaaaatgctgtttactttaagctGCAGTCTAAAGTCGGAATTGTGGTCATGTGGAACGGCGAGGACGCCGTCATG GTTGAACTGGACTCTGATTACACCAATCGCACTTGTGGCCTCTGTGGCGACTTCAATGGCATTTCTGTCCTCAATGAGTTCATTCAAAATG ATCGCAAAATCAGCGCCACTGAGTTTGGCAATAACCACAGGGTTCATCTCCCAAATGATGAGTGCGAGGACCCATATGAGGATGACGAAGAGTCCCAGGAGACTGAGACTCTGAAGGATTCCTGCAGGGAATTT CAAACCAGCTGTGAGCAAATGCTGCGTTCCgagtcctggagctcctgcaccAGCCGGATCGACCCTGAAGCGTACATCCAGGCCTGCGCGCAGGACATGTGCGgctgcaccaacaccagtgacttctgcatctgcagcacaCTGTCCGAGTTCTCTCGACAGTGTTCCCATGCTGGAGGACAGCCTCCCAACTGGAGGACATCCCAGTTCTGTG CTAAACAATGTCCATACAACATGGTTTATGAAGAGAGCGGTTCACCTTGCgtggacacgtgcacacacttgGACACGAGTTCACTGTGCGAGGATCACAAAATGGATGGTTGCTTCTGTCCTCCTG GAACCGTGTATGATGACATTTCCATGAGAGGCTGTATCAATCAATCAGACTGTCAGTGTAAACACAGTAAAATATACAACCCTGGGGAGGTGTTCCGACGGGACACAGAGGAATG TATGTGTTTGAATGGCTGGTGGTCTTGTAAGAGCCTTCAGAAACCCTCTACATGCGCTGTTGGAGAGGGCTCGCACGTAACGACCTTTGATGGGAAAACTTACACCTTCCACGGAGATTGTTACTACACTCTTGCAAAAGTGGAAAGCAAG GATGCTGCAAGTCCAAAGTTTACCATCCTGGTTCAGCTGGTACCCTGTGCCAATCAGAAATTTGACACGTGTCTTAAGACCGTCAAAATCATCCTGAACAACGACAGGAACAAT GTGTTAATGTTCACCTCTGACGGTGTAGTCAAGCAGAACATGCAGACGGTGACTTTGCCATACCGCTCAG GTGATATCAGCATATTCCATGCATCGTCTTTCCACATTATTCTCCAAACCACCTTTGGACTGCAAATTCAGGTCCAACACGTCCCTCTCATGCAAATTTACGTCAGCCTGGACCAGAACTACAGAACAAAGACGCGTG gactttgtggaaaCTACAACATGATCATGTCTGATGACATGACAACTCCTCAGGGCATCGTGGAAGGAACGGCAGCAACTTTTTGTAACTCTTGGAAAACTAGCCTGGCGTGCAAGGACAGAACGGAAAGGCTAGATGACCCCTGTTCTCTTAGCGTGGAGAATG AAAATTATGCCAAACACTGGTGCGATTTATTGCTGAGACAATCCGGCCCATTTGCAAACTGCAGCTCGCTGGTGGATCCTGATTCATACTACAAG CGCTGCCTTTATGCCAGCTGTAACTGTGAGAAGAGCGAGGCGTGCCTGTGTGCCGTCTTCTCCTCCTACGCGAGAGCTTGTGCATCAAATGGAGTCTTCTTGACAAACTGGAGGGAGGACGTGTGTG AAAAATACACGCAGAGCTGCCCTGCATCTCAGACGTTCTCGTACAAACATCAGCGATGCCAGCTGACGTGCAGGTCGCTGGGCTCAAACCAGCAGAGTTGCATGTCGGACTTCCTACCTGTGGATGGTTGCTCGTGTGCTGAGGGTCTCTATCTGAATGAAAATGGCATGTGTGTTCCCATGGCCAAATGTTCCTGCTTCTACAATGACGCCTATATTAAGCCAGGAAAGTCCATCAGCATCAATGATGAGCACTG CGTGTGCAACAACGGAATTCTTCATTGCCGTTCTTGGAGAGCCCGCATGTCAT CGTGTCGTTCTCCAAAAGTGTACTTCAACTGCTCCACCGCAGGGGCAGGGGAGCTTGGACTGCAGTGCGCTCGGACATGTATGAATCTGGACGCCGATGATTGT GACTCGATGGAGTGTGAGTCTGGCTGCTGGTGTCCAACTGGCCTTCTTGATGACGGCAAAGGTTCCTGTGTAAAAGAAAGTGACTGTACATGTCAGCATGATGGACATCTTTATGCCCCAGGATCGAAAATTAACAATGAATGCAACACTTG CACCTGCAAAAGCGGAACCTGGGAGTGCACAAAGATAAAATGTCCTGGAACTTGCATTATTTATGGGAGTGGCCACTACAGCACATATGATAAAATCACATATGGCTTTCGAGGAGACTGTGCTTACGTTGCTGTCAAG AACAAATGTGACAATAGCACTGTGGAGAACACCTTTGGAGTTATAACAGAGAACGTACCATGTGGGTCTACAGGCACAACGTGCTCTAAGACTGTCAGGGTCCAGCTGGGA AGAATGGAAGTGAAACTGTCGAAGGGTAAATATGAGGAAGAGGACCTTGGACACGGCCCTTGGATTGACTACAAAATAAGAACAGTGGGCCTGTACCTGGTGATTGACTCCTCTATCGGACTGGCAGTGATGTGGGATCGCAAAACAGCCGTCCGAATCCTCCTGCAACCACAGCATAGC GGAAAGGTTTGTGGCCTGTGTGGAGATTTTAATGGTGATGGACAGAACGATTTCACCACCCAAGGTGGGTTGGTAGTGAACAGTGTGTTAGAATTTGCTAACAGCTGGAAAGCGATGAGCACCTGCCCAGATGCAGGAGTCAATGCGGACCCATGCGTGTCAGCATCCAATCGCCAACCCTGGGCAAAAATGATGTGCAGCATCATTACAGGAGAAACTTTCAGGAGCTGCCACAATACG GTAGCGTATCAACCATTTTATGAAAACTGCGTGAAAGACTCATGTGCGTGTGACACTGGAGGTGACTGCGAGTGTTTCTGCACGGCAGTAGCAGCTTATGCTCAGGCGTGCAACGAGGCAGGTGTCTGTATTGCATGGCGAACTCCGGAAATCTGTC CTGTGTATTGCGATTATTACAACCGCCCAGAAGAATGCCAGTGGCACTACCAACCGTGTCACACACCATGCTACAAGACCTGTTTAAACCCTGAAGGAACCTGCACCAACCCTATACCCAGCCTTGAAG GATGTTACCCCATATGTCCAGAAGATAAGCCTATATTTGATGAAGCAACCCAAATGTGTGTGGAAGAATGTCCCACATTTTCAACATCCAGTACTACAACTGGACCTACAACTACAACTGGACCACTAACGACAAGCACTGCAATAACGTCAACTATATATACGACTACAATGAAGTCAACGCATACAACCCCATGGTCTACTACAAAAATTGTACACACTACTACATCAGAACCCGTAACGGCAACCtcaacaacagaacattctacatcaactggacccccaagtacaacaacagctgtaacttctgcaaccaccaaacctcctacttcaaccccacta tcttcaactgaaacacccagttcaacccctaccaccaccaccaccaccaccaccaccacaacaacaacagaaggttctacatcaactggacccccaagtacaacaacatctgtaacttctgcaaccaccagacctactacttcaaccccactaagtagcacaactggatctcccacaacaacaggacctcctacttcaactgaaacacccagttcaacccctaccaccaccaccaccaccaccaccaccacaacaacaacaacaacagaaggttctacatcaactggacccccaagtacaacatctgtaacttctgcaaccaccagacctactacttcaaccccactaagtagcacaactggatctcccacaacaacaggacctcctacttcaactgaaacacccagttcaacccctaccaccaccaccaccaccaccacaacaacaacaacagaaggttctacatcaactggacccccaagtacaacaacatctgtaacttctgcaaccaccaaacctactacttcaaccccactaagtagcacaactggatctcccacaacaacaggacctccttcttcaactgaaacacccagttcaacccctaccaccaccaccacaacaacaacagaaggttctacatcaactggacccccaagtacaacaacatctgtaacttctgcaaccaccagacctactacttcaaccccactaagtagcacaactggatctcccacaacaacaggacctcctacttcaactgaaacacccagttcaacccctaccaccaccaccaccacaacaacaacaacaacagaaggttctacatcaactggacccccaagtacaacaacatctgtaacttctgcaaccaccagacctactacttcaaccccactaagtggcacaactggatctcccacaacaacaggacctcctacttcaactgaaacacccagttcaacccctaccaccaccaccaccaccaccaccacaacaacaacaacaacagaaggttctacatcaactggacccccaagtacaacaacatctgtaacttctgcaaccaccagacctactacttcaaccccactaagtagcacaactggatctcccacaacaacaggacctcctacttcaactgaaacacccagttcaacccctaccaccaccactaccaccaccacaacaacaacaacagaaggttctacatcaactggacccccaagtacaacaacatctgtaacttctgcaaccaccaaacctactacttcaaccccactaagtagcacaactggatctcccacaacaacaggacctccttcttcaactgaaacacccagttcaacccctaccaccaccaccaccacaacaacaacaacaacagaaggttctacatcaactggacccccaagtacaacaacatctgtaacttctgcaaccaccagacctactacttcaaccccactaagtagcacaactggatctcccacaacaacaggacctcctacttcaactgaaacacccagttcaacccctaccaccaccaccaccaccaccaccaccaccaccacaacaacaacaacaacagaaggttctacatcaactggacccccaagtacaacaacatctgtaacttctgcaaccaccaaacctactacttcaaccccactaagtagcacaactggatctcccacaacaacaggacctcctacttcaactgaaacacccagttcaacccctaccaccaccaccaccaccaccacaacaacaacaacaacagaaggttctacatcaactggacccccaagtacaacaacagctgtaacttctgcaaccaccaaacctccaacttcaaccccactaagtagcacaactggatctcccacaacaactggacctcctacttcaactgaaacacccagttcaacccctaccaccaccaccacaacagcaacaacaacaacaacagaacgttctacatcaactggacccccaagtacaacaacagctgtaacttctgtgaccaccaaacctcctacttcaaccccactaagtagcacaactggatctcccacaacaactggacctcctacttcaactgaaacacccagttcaacccctaccaccaccaccacaacaacaacaacaacaacaacaacagaacgttctacatcaactggacccccaagtacaacaacagctgtaacttctgcaaccaccaaacctactacttcaaccccactaagtagcacaactggatctcccacaacaacaggacctcctacttcaactgaaacacccagttcaacccctaccaccaccaccaccacaacaacaacagaaggttctacatcaactggacccccaagtacaacaacatctgtaacttctgcaaccaccagacctgctacttcaaccccactaagtagcacaactggatctcccacaacaacaggacctcctacttcaactgaaacacccagttcaacccctaccaccaccaccaccacaacaacaacagaaggttctacatcaactggacccccaagtacaacaacatctgtaacttctgcaaccaccaaacctactacttcaaccccactaagtagcacaactggatctcccacaacaacaggacctcctacttcaactgaaacacccagttcaacccctaccaccaccaccaccaccaccaccaccaccacaacaacagaaggttctacatcaactggacccccaagtacaacaacagctgtaacttctgcaaccaccaaacctaCTACTTCAACCCcgctaagtagcacaactggatctcccacaacaacaggacctcctacttcaactgaaacacccagttcaacccctaccaccaccacaacaacaacaacaacaacagaaggttctacatcaactggacccccaagtacaacagtAATAACGAAAACATCAACAGGTGTGACTGTAACGGTGTCACCCACCCCCATTGTACCTGTTTGTCCTGATTGGGACGTAGTT CAAAATGAGACCTTTTTTCTGTGCAACTGCACCATGGCCAGATGCATCGAGAACAATACAATTGAAATAGTTCCATATGAATGTCCACCGCTTCAGAACATCACTTGTACTAATGGGAAGAAACCAGTTCTTGCGTACGATGAGTACTACTGCTGTCAACATTATGTTTGTGACT gTGTATGTGAAGGCTGGGGTGACCCTCATTACATCACATTTGATGGGCTTTACTACAGTTATCAAGGAAACTGTACATATGTCTTGATGGAAGAGATTTCaccaaaacacaatttaaaaatcTATATTGACAATGTCTTTTGTGATCCAACTGAGGACGTCTCCTGCCCACGGTCCATAATTATATCATATGCGTCACAGGTTATCACGCTCATAAATTATAACCTGATTGGAGTTGTTGAGTTAGAG GCAATTCAAGATGGAGTCAAGTTGAAATTACCATATTCTCAACATGGTGTGAAGGTCTTGAATTCTGGCCTTAACCTGATTTTTGAGATCCCGCGTCTCAACGTAATCATTACGTTTGGAATCACCGGCTTTAGTGTCAACCTTCCTTATAACTACTTTGGCAGAAACACGCAGGGCCACTGTG GAACATGCACCAACAACCAGGCTGATGACTGCATGCTGCCTGGAGGGAAGCTGGTAGAAAGTTGTGCCGTGATGGCCGACTACTGGCCCGCAAAACACATTTACCAACCTGAATGCCAGATTCCATCTGTTCCCCCCACCACTGGACCTGAACCCATACCTACCTCAACACCGTGCAACCCAGATTCTATATGTGACATGCTCAGGAGCAG TGTCTTCGAGCCGTGCCATCCATTTGTCAATCCTGAGAATTTCTACTTAGGCTGCGTGTTTGATAGCTGCCACGTTTCCAACCCAGCAGTGGAGTGCACGAGTCTGCAGACTTATGCGGCTGCCTGTGCTCAAGTTGGCGTTTGCATCCACTGGAGGAACCACACCACAATTTGCG CCAGCAACTGCCCTTCAGACAAAGTTTATAAGCCTTGTGGCCCTTCAGAACAACCAACTTGTGAGGACAA TCCTAATGAGCCATCCATGAATTTCACCACTGAGGGCTGCTTCTGTCCTGATGGCATGAAACTCTTCAACAGAGAGTCTGGCGTGTGTGTTGACAAATGTG GATGCCTGGACCCTGAGGGGATTCCTCGGGAG TTTAATGAGAAATTCGAGTACAAATGTCAAGACTGCATCTGTGAGGAGTCCACCAAGGCTGTGACGTGCAAGCCCAAGGCATGCCCGCCACCGCCAGTAGCAAACTGCAGTGGTCCCGGATTTGTGCTCGTCAACCAAACGAATCCAGCAGACAACTGCTGTCCTGCCTTCCTGTGCC AATGTCAGAGCAGCACTTGCCCGGTTATCAGCATGAAGTGTCCTGTTGGATATTTGCCGAGTTTGACTGTTCCTAATGGAAAATGCTGCCCAGAACTCATATGTG agcccAAAAGAGTTTGTGTCCACAAAGATGTTGAGTACCAG CCTGGGTCTTCAGTTCCTGTGATTGACTGTCAGGATTGTACCTGCACCAATTTGGTCGACCCTCATACTAATTTATTCAAGATAACTTGTGAGTTCCAGCAGTGTAATGAAAAGTGTGATGAG GGCTTTGAATACATGGAGCCTTCCTCAGATGAGTGCTGTGGAAAGTGTGTGCAGACTCACTGCATCCTCGATTTCAACGGTACCAAGGAGTTCTTGGTG CAAGGACAATCCTGGTCACCTTCCAAGAGTAAGTGTGAGATACACACCTGTATTAAGACGGCCGGGACTCTAGCACCAGTCAGCTCGCAGATCATCTGCCCACCGTTCCAGGAGAGCAACTGTGACCCC AACACAGTTCAGACCGCGGCGAACGGCTGCTGTAAGATTT gtgtggagaaggagaaggcctGTAAGATCGTACCCATGAAGACTAAGATCACACGCAGGGAGTGTCAGTCACTCCAGGAGGTCGAGCTGCCGTACTGCGAAGGATCCTGCAACACATATACAAA GTACTCGGAATTAGCAGCTGCCATGGAGcattcctgctcctgctgcaaaGAGACGCGCTCCAGCACTCGATCCGTCGACTTGCACTGCTTGAACGGGGACGTGATTCCTCACAATTACACCTACGTGGAGCAGTGTGGCTGTGACCGTGCACAGTGCTCCCAGTCCACCTTAAATGCACGCAAGAGACGGAGCTACAGGCTGGTGTGA